The following are from one region of the Littorina saxatilis isolate snail1 linkage group LG2, US_GU_Lsax_2.0, whole genome shotgun sequence genome:
- the LOC138959076 gene encoding uncharacterized protein: MSQPHPAAREADGGGVGGGSGVGHHHHHHHHHYQHHDQPVSGCEQSVRAAVTTGEKSSGATGVWCGVPVGFSLPSVSCVPPRGSYGSGFNAALVHTDQRGPPRGEGEGEGRAVAGGGRRFSHGLRGRALRGSRPRTTYTAVVDAADIMNTRIYRSVPPRPLSYTFSDVLQASLEPRTSGRDRRSRSKTAPVSTNAPEEYAERFKSRPSTRPAVIDFNGNGVKMYNTGSGGGTGVFRRLNNPGFSPVRGKNVAPPTSAATKPRSPVPVPVAQPLTERGTTATSSLHLAPLSKAGSGPDSALSLHTRPYRPPTLPAHAATPKAASSKTPELSCFHGVKSRGKSSGSSHHRVMSGAPDLAARSANSSRHLAQLTTGGGGQPGRSSSSSHRLTTAGQSGDQRLLMAGSYGADPGQWPELSSSKLATLDAPTFSITPLGGFAEQFGRGLPDVLAHSDDYDDLSELPCPKRILPRRDLPWVFRFKVKKEMNALSKIMASKPTSATGSLAATGPMA, encoded by the exons ATGAGCCAGCCCCACCCGGCCGCCAGGGAAGCAGATGGCGGAGGAGTTGGAGGTGGGAGTGGTGTGgggcaccaccaccaccaccaccaccaccactaccagcACCACGACCAGCCTGTGAGCGGCTGTGAACAAAGTGTGCGGGCGGCAGTTACTACAGGTGAGAAGAGTAGTGGCGCGACAGGTGTTTGGTGTGGCGTTCCTGTGGGATTCTCTCTGCCGTCTGTGTCCTGTGTTCCGCCTCGTGGCAGCTACGGCAGCGGCTTCAACGCAGCCCTTGTTCACACTGACCAAAGGGGACCTCCacgaggagaaggagaaggagaaggaagagCAGTAGCGGGGGGTGGAAGAAGATTTTCACATGGTCTCCGAGGGCGAGCCTTGAGAGGGTCCCGACCCCGGACAACATACACAGCGGTAGTGGATGCAGCGGACATCATGAACACCCGGATCTACCGCAGCGTGCCCCCGCGGCCCCTCAGCTACACCTTTTCCGATGTGCTCCAGGCCTCTCTGGAGCCTCGAACCTCGGGCCGAGACAGGCGGTCGCGATCCAAGACGGCCCCCGTGTCCACCAACGCTCCGGAGGAGTACGCCGAgcggttcaaatcccggcccaGCACCCGCCCCGCCGTCATAGACTTTAACGGCAACGGCGTGAAGATGTACAACACGGGAAGCGGTGGCGGCACGGGGGTGTTCCGTCGCCTCAACAACCCTGGCTTCTCTCCCGTCAGAGGCAAGAACGTGGCGCCGCCCACATCTGCTGCCACCAAACCCAGATCACCTGTACCTGTG CCAGTGGCCCAGCCCCTGACGGAGCGAGGCACGACGGCCACCTCCAGCCTGCACCTTGCGCCGCTCAGCAAGGCCGGGTCTGGACCCGACAGCGCACTGTCGCTACACACCCGCCCCTACCGCCCGCCCACCCTGCCAGCGCATGCCGCCACACCAAAAGCGGCTTCCTCCAAGACCCCCGAGCTGTCGTGCTTCCACGGCGTGAAGAGTCGGGGCAAGTCGTCGGGCAGTTCCCACCACCGGGTGATGTCCGGTGCTCCTGACCTCGCGGCCAGGTCCGCCAACAGCTCTCGCCACCTCGCCCAGCTGACCACCGGTGGTGGGGGACAACCGGGTCGCTCCTCGAGCAGCTCTCACAGGCTGACCACGGCCGGCCAGTCTGGTGACCAGCGCCTGTTGATGGCGGGCAGCTACGGGGCGGACCCTGGACAGTGGCCGGAGCTGAGCAGCAGCAAGCTGGCCACGCTGGACGCCCCCACCTTCAGCATCACGCCGCTGGGCGGCTTCGCGGAGCAGTTCGGAAGGGGGCTTCCCGACGTGCTAGCCCACAGCGACGACTACGACGACCTGAGTGAGCTGCCCTGCCCCAAGCGCATCCTGCCGCGCCGCGACCTGCCCTGGGTCTTCCGCTTCAAGGTCAAGAAGGAGATGAACGCTCTCTCCAAGATCATGGCCTCCAAGCCCACCTCGGCTACTGGTTCTTTGGCCGCCACTGGGCCCATGGCCTGA